A region of Petrotoga miotherma DSM 10691 DNA encodes the following proteins:
- a CDS encoding thymidine kinase, with translation MATGNLVVIVGPMYSGKTSELISFIEIYTLGKKKIKVFKPLLDNRYNETFIVSHSNTSVKAIPINNSAEILPQLDGDEKAVFIDEIQFLDEPLREVVVEMINSGKDVYCAGLDLSYKNNPFKVTSLLMAHADTVIKKKAVCHECGEYKATISYKIVENGGEIDVGGFEKYIAVCRDCYLKLNEKKQNQDKS, from the coding sequence ATGGCAACAGGTAATTTAGTAGTAATTGTTGGACCTATGTATTCTGGCAAAACTTCCGAATTAATTTCTTTCATTGAAATCTACACCCTCGGGAAAAAGAAGATAAAAGTCTTTAAACCTTTGTTAGATAACAGATACAACGAAACTTTTATTGTATCCCACTCTAATACATCCGTTAAAGCCATCCCCATTAATAATTCCGCTGAAATTTTGCCCCAACTTGATGGAGACGAAAAGGCGGTTTTTATTGATGAAATCCAGTTTTTAGACGAGCCTCTTAGAGAAGTTGTTGTGGAGATGATCAATTCTGGTAAGGATGTTTATTGTGCAGGCCTGGATTTGAGTTATAAAAATAATCCATTCAAAGTTACCTCCCTTTTAATGGCTCATGCAGACACTGTGATTAAAAAGAAAGCTGTTTGCCATGAATGTGGAGAGTACAAGGCAACAATATCTTACAAAATTGTGGAAAATGGTGGAGAAATAGATGTTGGTGGATTTGAAAAATATATCGCTGTATGTAGAGATTGTTATTTGAAGTTGAATGAAAAAAAACAAAATCAAGATAAATCATAA
- a CDS encoding type II toxin-antitoxin system RnlA family toxin, whose translation MSKTVSNTDRIAKVFTDYCVSKNYQVKQTSEEKDLRLDISNYYYRTIVIIYYTGTVLIQGKQNSLKTEMENLKSRYEDNPQSFLGGEITEIKPCATRYDIMLVELRTKIKESLNTLEATVKITDNPNSAIEYRAKIARNNFSITLTQYNNGTLLLQGKMDKLFEDCCNLIERIANPSEKDVIARFISSDEKNLEFFAAKYTPQLIDIAEDNVKKKIGIVYNYLETYDRKWFVASECLCLTKIPLPEFSPLVMPASKAFEGFVKKLLVGIGLFEAGYFNTKNANFSSLNDRSNPKRKAICEKEKHADTMLTRISVCLDTNRNFMMHSDESKITKVDSQEKSEDIVNKIFNDTKEIFDYFNDLYSLFPRNKE comes from the coding sequence ATGTCTAAAACTGTTTCAAATACTGATAGGATAGCAAAAGTGTTTACCGATTACTGTGTTAGTAAAAACTACCAAGTCAAACAAACTTCAGAGGAAAAAGATTTGAGGCTTGATATATCAAACTATTACTATAGAACAATAGTAATAATCTACTATACAGGTACAGTGCTCATTCAAGGTAAGCAAAACTCATTGAAGACTGAAATGGAAAATCTGAAATCACGTTATGAAGATAATCCGCAGTCTTTTCTTGGAGGTGAGATAACAGAGATCAAACCATGTGCGACAAGATACGACATTATGCTGGTTGAACTCAGAACAAAAATAAAAGAATCTTTAAACACGCTTGAAGCAACAGTGAAAATTACCGACAATCCAAACTCTGCTATTGAATATAGAGCTAAAATTGCTAGGAACAATTTTTCTATAACTTTAACCCAATACAATAATGGCACCTTATTACTTCAAGGGAAAATGGATAAGCTTTTTGAGGATTGCTGTAACCTGATTGAAAGAATTGCTAACCCATCAGAGAAGGACGTGATAGCCAGATTCATATCAAGCGACGAAAAGAATTTGGAATTTTTTGCAGCTAAGTATACTCCTCAGCTCATAGATATAGCTGAAGACAATGTAAAGAAAAAAATAGGCATTGTTTATAATTATCTTGAGACTTATGATAGAAAATGGTTTGTAGCTTCCGAATGTCTCTGCTTAACTAAAATTCCTTTACCTGAGTTCTCCCCTTTAGTAATGCCTGCATCAAAGGCATTTGAGGGTTTTGTAAAAAAACTTCTTGTTGGGATAGGGCTTTTCGAAGCAGGGTATTTCAATACAAAAAATGCAAATTTCTCCAGTCTGAATGATAGAAGCAATCCAAAAAGAAAAGCTATTTGTGAAAAAGAAAAACATGCAGATACAATGCTCACAAGAATTAGTGTGTGTCTCGATACGAACAGAAACTTTATGATGCATAGTGACGAGAGTAAAATTACCAAAGTTGATTCGCAAGAAAAATCAGAGGACATAGTCAACAAGATATTTAATGATACAAAAGAAATATTTGACTATTTCAATGACCTTTATTCTTTATTTCCTCGAAATAAGGAATGA
- the rnhC gene encoding ribonuclease HIII, protein MQPKNKLLESYKHIRSALESNNFNVSDCKEIAYGVQFTVSTLNWSGLIRIYQNKKGVLKIDYSQLNSKANVIKIQTLIESKEIPSGSKNLNKNVGLGFPIIGTDESGKGDFFGPLVSAGVYVNEQSAKKLIECGVKDSKKLSDAKNLELAQKVTKICKGRFAIIEISPEKYNNLYEQLKKEKKSLNTLLAWGHAKAIEEVLSKVDCKVAIADQFADESFILSKLQEKGKNLRLIQMHKAEQNIAVAAASILARARFLEKLSKLSNEYKINLSKGASQTVIESGKKIVATYGEDILRKVAKLHFKTTNDVLNK, encoded by the coding sequence ATGCAGCCAAAAAATAAACTTCTTGAGAGCTATAAACATATAAGATCCGCACTAGAAAGCAACAATTTCAATGTATCTGATTGTAAAGAAATCGCTTATGGTGTGCAGTTTACCGTCTCTACTCTTAACTGGTCTGGACTAATTAGAATTTATCAAAACAAGAAGGGTGTTTTGAAAATCGATTATTCGCAACTTAATAGTAAAGCAAATGTGATAAAAATCCAAACTTTGATAGAAAGTAAAGAAATACCATCTGGTTCAAAAAATTTAAATAAAAATGTTGGACTAGGATTCCCTATTATCGGCACAGATGAATCGGGGAAAGGTGATTTCTTCGGGCCCTTAGTTAGCGCTGGTGTCTATGTAAATGAGCAATCTGCAAAAAAATTGATTGAATGTGGCGTAAAGGATAGTAAGAAACTTAGCGATGCTAAGAACTTAGAACTTGCCCAGAAAGTAACTAAAATATGTAAAGGGCGCTTTGCGATTATTGAAATATCTCCGGAAAAATATAATAACTTATATGAGCAATTAAAAAAGGAAAAGAAAAGTCTAAATACATTACTTGCCTGGGGACATGCAAAAGCTATAGAAGAAGTACTTTCAAAAGTTGATTGTAAGGTTGCAATCGCTGATCAATTTGCAGATGAAAGCTTTATCCTTAGTAAACTTCAGGAAAAAGGTAAAAACCTAAGACTTATACAGATGCACAAAGCCGAACAAAACATAGCTGTGGCAGCAGCATCGATTCTGGCACGAGCAAGGTTTTTAGAAAAACTATCTAAACTATCAAATGAATATAAAATAAACTTGTCTAAAGGTGCATCGCAGACAGTTATAGAAAGTGGGAAGAAGATTGTTGCCACATATGGAGAAGATATTCTCAGAAAAGTAGCCAAATTACATTTCAAAACAACTAATGATGTCCTTAACAAATAG
- a CDS encoding methyltransferase: MKVDEVIRKVNNDLNPAKEKKIKKTPSFEHYYSENPTSELTVKELVLKLRNGHKYLFKAPSGVYGKKRIDRASILLIEKVELTNEKVLDMGCGYGAIGIALKKEFPDIDLYMSDINNRAVDFSKINAKNNNVNAVIKQGNLFKPWEGNYFDVIVTNPPIVAGKDVLHELIEESYYHLNENGKIYLVAYHNKGGKGLENYMKQIFGNVKELEKSGGFRVYLSIKRG; encoded by the coding sequence ATGAAAGTTGATGAAGTAATCAGAAAAGTTAATAATGATCTGAACCCTGCTAAAGAAAAAAAAATTAAAAAAACACCTTCTTTTGAGCATTACTACAGTGAAAACCCAACGTCAGAACTAACGGTAAAAGAGTTGGTTTTAAAATTAAGAAATGGGCATAAGTATCTATTTAAAGCCCCATCCGGAGTATATGGAAAGAAAAGGATAGACAGGGCAAGTATTTTATTGATTGAAAAAGTAGAACTAACAAATGAAAAAGTTTTAGACATGGGATGCGGATACGGGGCAATAGGTATAGCCTTAAAAAAAGAATTTCCTGACATTGATCTGTATATGAGTGACATAAATAACAGAGCAGTTGATTTTTCTAAAATAAACGCCAAAAACAATAACGTGAACGCTGTGATCAAACAAGGAAATCTATTCAAACCATGGGAAGGTAACTACTTCGATGTTATTGTCACCAACCCTCCAATAGTTGCAGGTAAGGATGTATTACATGAACTAATCGAAGAATCCTATTACCATTTGAATGAGAATGGCAAGATATATTTAGTTGCTTACCACAATAAAGGTGGAAAAGGCTTAGAAAACTACATGAAACAAATTTTTGGCAACGTAAAAGAGTTAGAAAAATCTGGAGGTTTTAGAGTTTATCTTTCGATAAAGAGGGGCTAA
- a CDS encoding aldo/keto reductase, with protein sequence MTSIYDKAELANKVKIPWLGYGTYKAHGDELIEGVKYALSIGYRLIDTAEMYENEEEIGKAIRQSKIPRDEIFITSKVWNTNQGFESTLNSFENSLKRLGTDYLDLYLIHWPVSGKYIETWKALEKLYKEGRVRAIGVSNFLIHHLQDIINNCEITPMVNQVEFHPYLLQRDLLDYCQRNKIQLEAWSPLMRGRVLNIPQLVDIANKYKKTPAQIVLRWDLQHGVVTIPKSVHKERIKENADIFDFELTEEEMRIIDNLDQSKRFGANPDDF encoded by the coding sequence ATTACAAGCATCTATGATAAAGCGGAATTAGCCAACAAAGTGAAAATCCCTTGGTTGGGCTATGGGACATACAAAGCTCATGGAGATGAATTGATAGAGGGTGTAAAGTACGCTTTAAGTATAGGATACAGGTTGATAGATACCGCAGAAATGTACGAAAACGAAGAAGAGATAGGTAAAGCAATCAGACAGAGTAAAATACCGAGAGATGAAATTTTTATAACCTCCAAAGTATGGAATACGAATCAAGGTTTCGAAAGCACTTTAAACTCTTTTGAGAATTCATTAAAAAGATTGGGAACAGATTATTTAGATTTATATTTAATTCACTGGCCTGTAAGTGGAAAATATATAGAAACCTGGAAAGCCCTTGAAAAGTTATATAAGGAAGGTAGAGTAAGGGCTATTGGTGTGAGTAATTTTTTAATTCATCATCTCCAAGATATAATAAACAACTGTGAAATTACCCCTATGGTGAATCAAGTAGAATTTCATCCATACTTATTGCAAAGAGATCTTTTAGATTATTGTCAAAGAAACAAAATACAGCTTGAAGCTTGGAGTCCTTTAATGAGAGGAAGAGTTCTAAATATACCCCAGTTAGTTGATATAGCAAATAAGTATAAAAAAACTCCCGCACAAATAGTATTAAGATGGGACCTGCAACATGGCGTGGTAACTATTCCCAAATCTGTACACAAGGAAAGAATAAAAGAAAATGCCGATATTTTCGACTTCGAACTAACAGAAGAAGAAATGAGGATAATAGACAATTTAGATCAGAGTAAAAGATTTGGGGCAAATCCCGATGATTTTTAA
- a CDS encoding DEAD/DEAH box helicase: MELDFSATPKTENGALFPCIIVDFSLKQAIEMNIVKSPLKGLVKGAKEIASKKTVERYRAWIDAGIRRWREYKDKLKPLSKKSVLFFQCPENEEADEIYEYLNSAVPDLKDKVLLIPTNSTGEVKKADLSKAREFAKTIDDPDPEKNPYEAIVSTMMLNEGWDVRNVNVIVGLRSYTSKRKVLPEQVIGRGLRKMFLEEDANVDESINILEVIGPPGLMDILEELETQEGIKFAEFDTGKSLNLTTIYVDENKLDKDIEIPVLSPRILLREFQLEVVEVDKLPPVAIPLENKILEMEYVAVDMLKGMEIIKRKWDLPVPQDSKSVIAYYTDQILKQLKIRGAFSNFYPLVKKYVVEKLFSEKVDLDDPRVLYKLSTPEVQELLTRLFVEAFKDMTFIEKEPEKIYYIRLSDTPPFPSSKMVYAADRCIFNYVLCDNDFELDFAKFLDRAEDVLAFSKIVPKIGFFVEYRDSDGNLKLYYPDFVTLTDKKEHLIVETKGREDIDVKHKDKRMKLWCEDATKITKSKWTFMRINQEDFEKYRFKSIQELISTLKDVG, translated from the coding sequence ATGGAACTCGACTTTTCTGCCACCCCCAAAACTGAAAATGGAGCTTTATTTCCATGTATCATTGTTGATTTTTCACTGAAACAAGCCATAGAAATGAACATCGTGAAATCGCCGCTGAAGGGGCTTGTAAAGGGTGCTAAAGAAATCGCTTCTAAAAAAACAGTTGAGAGATACAGAGCTTGGATTGATGCGGGAATAAGAAGATGGAGGGAATACAAGGATAAATTAAAGCCCTTATCAAAAAAGTCAGTACTGTTCTTTCAGTGCCCAGAAAATGAAGAGGCAGATGAGATATATGAGTATCTGAACTCTGCTGTTCCAGACCTTAAAGATAAGGTATTATTGATACCTACAAATAGCACTGGAGAAGTTAAAAAAGCAGATCTATCTAAAGCGAGAGAGTTTGCAAAGACAATTGATGATCCAGATCCTGAAAAAAATCCATACGAAGCAATAGTAAGCACAATGATGTTAAATGAGGGATGGGACGTTAGAAATGTAAATGTGATTGTGGGACTTCGATCTTACACATCAAAAAGGAAGGTGCTCCCAGAACAAGTTATAGGGAGAGGTTTAAGAAAAATGTTCCTTGAAGAAGATGCAAATGTTGATGAATCAATAAACATCCTCGAAGTTATTGGACCACCAGGCTTGATGGATATTCTTGAGGAATTAGAAACCCAAGAGGGTATCAAGTTCGCTGAATTCGATACTGGAAAATCCCTTAATTTAACAACTATATATGTAGATGAGAATAAACTGGATAAAGATATCGAGATTCCTGTGCTCTCTCCGAGGATTCTCCTGAGGGAATTTCAATTGGAGGTGGTTGAGGTTGATAAATTACCTCCGGTTGCAATACCATTAGAAAACAAAATCTTAGAAATGGAATATGTGGCTGTAGATATGCTAAAAGGAATGGAAATTATAAAAAGAAAATGGGATTTGCCTGTACCGCAGGATTCAAAAAGCGTTATTGCCTATTATACTGACCAGATACTCAAGCAGTTGAAGATAAGAGGAGCATTTTCTAACTTTTACCCGCTCGTGAAAAAATATGTCGTCGAAAAACTATTCAGCGAAAAAGTTGACCTCGATGACCCAAGAGTTCTTTATAAGCTGAGTACTCCTGAGGTTCAGGAACTGTTAACAAGATTGTTTGTAGAAGCATTCAAAGATATGACTTTTATAGAAAAGGAGCCAGAAAAGATATATTATATTAGACTTTCAGACACGCCACCTTTTCCCTCATCAAAAATGGTTTATGCTGCTGATAGATGTATCTTCAACTATGTTCTTTGCGATAACGATTTTGAATTGGATTTTGCCAAGTTCCTAGACAGAGCTGAAGATGTGTTAGCGTTCAGTAAAATAGTTCCCAAAATTGGTTTTTTTGTAGAATATAGAGATTCTGATGGAAATCTTAAGCTATACTACCCAGATTTCGTCACATTGACAGACAAAAAGGAACATTTGATTGTTGAAACAAAGGGTAGGGAAGACATCGATGTTAAACACAAAGACAAAAGAATGAAATTGTGGTGTGAAGATGCTACTAAAATTACAAAAAGTAAATGGACTTTCATGCGAATTAATCAAGAAGATTTTGAGAAATATAGATTTAAAAGCATTCAGGAGTTGATTTCAACTCTAAAAGATGTCGGGTGA
- a CDS encoding DEAD/DEAH box helicase family protein, whose protein sequence is MRPTDLLHPEQRRPGKAYLVNELRKAVYTWREEGYPKVTPTTKRLLQFWFEEDHFVEKELFQFWFCQREAIEKLIYIYEVMKKRNFIDIARDFGAGPIQGYDPSYDQYPLYAFKMATGSGKTYVMALSIVWQYFNYKKESKDDYTSKYLFIAGEKNVIYDRLTRDFKDGKIFRELPLIPPEWQEEFDLKVILKEDPIHIIPEATLFLTNIQQLEQRESKKKEVEQYIDKLWNYLRFIMFPISIRKTG, encoded by the coding sequence ATGAGACCTACTGATCTTTTACACCCCGAACAGAGACGCCCAGGTAAGGCATATTTAGTCAACGAACTCCGAAAAGCAGTATACACATGGCGAGAAGAAGGCTATCCAAAAGTTACACCCACAACAAAAAGACTCCTGCAGTTTTGGTTTGAAGAAGACCATTTTGTAGAAAAAGAGCTATTTCAATTCTGGTTTTGCCAGAGGGAAGCTATTGAAAAGCTGATTTACATTTATGAAGTAATGAAAAAACGGAATTTCATTGATATAGCAAGGGATTTCGGTGCTGGACCTATACAAGGTTATGACCCCTCCTATGATCAATATCCACTTTATGCCTTCAAAATGGCTACAGGTTCTGGTAAGACCTATGTAATGGCATTGAGCATTGTTTGGCAGTATTTCAATTATAAAAAAGAAAGCAAAGATGATTATACCTCAAAGTATCTGTTCATAGCAGGAGAAAAAAATGTAATTTATGATAGGCTGACAAGAGATTTCAAAGATGGCAAGATTTTCCGAGAATTGCCGCTTATTCCTCCTGAGTGGCAAGAGGAGTTCGACTTGAAAGTGATCCTTAAGGAGGATCCAATCCATATAATTCCAGAAGCGACGTTGTTTTTGACCAATATTCAGCAGTTAGAACAAAGGGAGAGTAAAAAGAAAGAAGTAGAGCAGTATATAGATAAGTTATGGAATTACCTGAGGTTTATAATGTTTCCGATATCTATCAGGAAAACAGGATAA